GGCCTGGCTGCAAAATATTACTTGCCCTCCTTATGGTTTTAATGCTTCACTACAATTTTCAATAAACGGTAACTTAATAGGTAATATTTTTAACTCAGAAAGTACAGTTTGTAGATGGAAGCAATTTTATCAGTTGTGGAATTCTGGTAATAGCACCACTGCAATTATTTCTGTTGTCAACCAATACACCAGTGCTGATGGTAATGATTTTGCTTTAGATGATATTTCTTTCAGAAAACTATGTCCCGCAAAAGATTCTGTTACCATCACAATAGGTAAAACAGCCATTAAAAATGTTACTATTTGTAGTGGTGATAGCATTTTTTTACAAAAAGGTTACAGAAAAACAGCCGGTACATATTATGATACTGTCTCTACTGGCAGTTGCGATACCTTTGTTACTACAAATCTATCGATACTCAATAATTCTATTAACACCACTGATACTGTTCTTTGCAGCGGTGATAGTATTTATTTTGACAACAAATACTATTCTTCATCAGGTATTTACAGAGACACATTAAGTGCTGCCGGTGCTTGCTACAATATCAACATCATGAATTTGACTGTTGTAAATGAAACGTATCAAAATATAAGTAAATTGTTGTGTGGAGCAGACAGTTTTTATTTTGATAACCGATATATTAAAAGTAGTGGCACTTATTACGATACTGTTTACAGGAAGCATTGTTGGGATACTATTAAACGATTAGATTTAACAGTAAAAGCTCAGCCCATAACTTATTACACATTCAGAATTTGCCCCGGTGATAGTATTTTTTGGGAAGGGGGTTTTATTAAAGACGATACTGCGTTTTATGATACCGTTGCTGTGGCAAACAGTTGTGATTCTATTGTAATTACTACGGTTAAAGTAGTTGGAGTTCCGCCTGATTTGCCTGATACTGCTTTTTATTGTGACAATAATGTTGTGTTGGATGCAGGTATATTCAGGGGTTATTTATGGAGTGACGGAACTTCAGGCAGATATTTGAGTACCAATACGGATGGGGTTTATTGGGTGCAAATAACTGACACAAATAACTGCAGGTTTACTGATACAGCCTTAGTGCTTGAACGGTGTGAACCGCGAATTTTTGTGCCTTCTGCTTTTACACCAAACAACGACGGTAAAAACGATACTTTCAGCATCTATACGTATAATATATACGATCTTAAGTTTTTGATTTTTGACCGTTGGGGCGAAATTTTATATGAAGCCAAAGAACCGGGCTTTGTTTGGGATGCAACCTATAAAGATAAAGCTCTACCTACCGGAATATACCATTGGCTGGCATCATTCTCAGGTATTAACCGTGAAGGACGCATAGTGAAACAAACCCAGAAGGGTATGATTGTGCTAATAAGGTAGTTTATTTTTTACGTGCAAAAACCTGACCCCCGTAACTTAACAACTCGCTTGAATTTTTGCCCTTTGCACTAAGTTTAGTTAGTGACCACAGCAATAGCTGAACGCCCACCTTGCCGATAATACCTTGTTTACTACCCGTGTATTTTGCGGCAACAAAGTTTATCCTGCGGAGTTCCTGCGCTAAGTAATCAAAATAATTACCGTTTAACTTCAACTCAGTAATTTCAAAACCGTTGTTTGCAAGATGTGTCTCGTAAAAATAACGGCTAAAACCCGAATAAAAGAAATATGGGGCAAAGTGTGTAATGCTTGCAAAAGGAGCAGTAATA
The sequence above is drawn from the Bacteroidota bacterium genome and encodes:
- a CDS encoding gliding motility-associated C-terminal domain-containing protein, whose protein sequence is MAKLILRFFIIFAICAGMSIKTNAQCSISTISDTSVCSASSGIWLQTTVSNAIGYTWTPASGLSSTSVPSPIARPTSTTKYIVTAIIPDNTELVTNGDFESGNTGFSSSYTYKSNPAPVTNNLLEGQYTVKTNPSSTHQCFAACGDKTSGNGNMMIFNGSQTANVSVWSQTISVTPNTDYVFSAWLQNITCPPYGFNASLQFSINGNLIGNIFNSESTVCRWKQFYQLWNSGNSTTAIISVVNQYTSADGNDFALDDISFRKLCPAKDSVTITIGKTAIKNVTICSGDSIFLQKGYRKTAGTYYDTVSTGSCDTFVTTNLSILNNSINTTDTVLCSGDSIYFDNKYYSSSGIYRDTLSAAGACYNINIMNLTVVNETYQNISKLLCGADSFYFDNRYIKSSGTYYDTVYRKHCWDTIKRLDLTVKAQPITYYTFRICPGDSIFWEGGFIKDDTAFYDTVAVANSCDSIVITTVKVVGVPPDLPDTAFYCDNNVVLDAGIFRGYLWSDGTSGRYLSTNTDGVYWVQITDTNNCRFTDTALVLERCEPRIFVPSAFTPNNDGKNDTFSIYTYNIYDLKFLIFDRWGEILYEAKEPGFVWDATYKDKALPTGIYHWLASFSGINREGRIVKQTQKGMIVLIR